The stretch of DNA CGGTGCTTTGTTGCCCCGTGCCGCCCTGTCGCAAGCGCTGTCACCGCTGCACGCGATGCGCGCGCCGTTGTCTGCACCCACGACCGAATTTGAGGCGGCGCTGACGTGGATGGAGGAGCGTGGATCGCCCGACATGGCCGCCGCTCTGATCACCGCCCTGCGCTTTTCCCGGTCGCGCGGCCCGCAGATTGCCGAGACGCTGACGGCGATCACCGGCGAGGATTACTTTACCGACTGGTTTCAGTGGATGCTGTGGCAGGAACGCAATCCGCAGATCACGCCGCACGCCGATTTTCCGACCTACAAGCGCGAGGTGATGCTGCGCATCGACGACAATTTCGACCTGTTCCTGCGGCCTGAGGACATACGGCCTGACCGGATGCGCATCCGGCTGGAAGAGATCACATGGGGCGGGGTGGTCAAGGACGGGATCCCGTCGCTGGACAATCCCCAACTGATCCCGGCGGGTGAGGCGGAGTATCTGCGCGGCGACGATCTGGTCTTTGGCGTGTCGATCAACGGCGATGTGCGCGCCTATCCCCTGCGGATCATGGGCTGGCACGAGATGTTCAACGAGGTAATCGGCGGCGTGCCGGTGGCGCTGGCCTATTGCACGCTTTGCGGCTCCGGCATCCTGTTCGAAACGGACGTGCCGGGGCGGTCCGCGCCGCTTGTCTTTGGGTCATCCGGGTTCCTTTACCGGTCCAACAAGTTGATGTTCGACCGGGAGACGCATTCGCTGTGGAACCAATGGACGGGCAAGCCGGTGGTCGGCCCCCTTGTGGACAGCGGGATTGAGCTGAGGCAGCGCCCGGTGGTCATCACGACGTGGGACAGCTGGAAAGCGTCCAATCCGGGGACCATGGTCCTGAGCCTGAACACCGGGCACCGCCGCGATTATGGGTCGGGCGTCGTCTACAACGACTATTTCGCCTCGCCCGATCTGATGTTTCCGGCGCAGGTGGATCAGGGGCGACATGCGCAGAAAGACTATGTCTTTGCCGTACGCCAGTTCGGCGCGGCGCGGGCCTGGCCGCTAAAGGCGTTTGGCGGGCGCCCGATCATCAATGACGCGATTGCGGACACGCCGCTGTTGCTGATCGGCGATGTCGGCAAACGCAGCGTGCGCGCCTATGAACGCGGGGATCGGACATTCACGCAGTCGGGTAGCAAGATCGCGGATCAAACTGGCGCCGCATGGCGTGTGACCGAAGACGCGCTTCTGGGCCCGGATGGGGCGCGGCTGGACCGTGTGGCGGGGCATATCAGCTACTGGTTTGCGTGGGACAACTATCTGGGCGATGCCGCGACGGTTTATGACGGCTGAACGAAAAAGGGCCGCCCTATGGCGACCCTGAAGTCTGTCGAAAGACGTGCGCTTATTCGTTCACGCTGTCTTTCAACGCTTTGGCGATGGTCATTTTGACGACCTTGTCCGCCTCTTTTTTGAACTGTTCGCCGGTGGCGGGGTTGCGCACCATGCGCTCGGGACGCTCGCGGCAATAGATCTTGCCGACGCCCGGCAGGGTCACGGCGCCGCCGCCCGACACTTCCTTGGTGATCAGGCCGCAGATCGCGTCCAGAGCGCCGCCTGCGGATTTCTTGTCTGTTCCCATTTCTTCGGCCAGCGCGGCGACGAGTTGGGTTTTTGTCATTGGTTTTGCCATTTCATGGTCTCCTTCGTCTGCCCGACAACTTGGGCCTCTGAACCGTTGTATAACGGAATGTTGTGCGAACACACAACGAATAGTGGCCCATGGCAACCCGAAATAAGGGGTTTTCCGCTGTTTTTCGCCGTTTGAAGCCTGTCACGGGCCTGTTACGAGCCTGTTACAGGAAGGCGGTTTCCTCGAACGAGCGCAATTTCCGGCTGTGGATGCGTTCCAGCGGCATGGTGCGCAGATGCTCCATTGCGCGGATTCCGATCATCAGATGGCGCGCGACCTGTTCCTTGTAGAAGTTCGAGGCCATGCCCGGCAGCTTC from Tateyamaria omphalii encodes:
- a CDS encoding DUF3179 domain-containing protein; the protein is MTLTRRAFGGLTLSGALLPRAALSQALSPLHAMRAPLSAPTTEFEAALTWMEERGSPDMAAALITALRFSRSRGPQIAETLTAITGEDYFTDWFQWMLWQERNPQITPHADFPTYKREVMLRIDDNFDLFLRPEDIRPDRMRIRLEEITWGGVVKDGIPSLDNPQLIPAGEAEYLRGDDLVFGVSINGDVRAYPLRIMGWHEMFNEVIGGVPVALAYCTLCGSGILFETDVPGRSAPLVFGSSGFLYRSNKLMFDRETHSLWNQWTGKPVVGPLVDSGIELRQRPVVITTWDSWKASNPGTMVLSLNTGHRRDYGSGVVYNDYFASPDLMFPAQVDQGRHAQKDYVFAVRQFGAARAWPLKAFGGRPIINDAIADTPLLLIGDVGKRSVRAYERGDRTFTQSGSKIADQTGAAWRVTEDALLGPDGARLDRVAGHISYWFAWDNYLGDAATVYDG
- a CDS encoding HU family DNA-binding protein: MAKPMTKTQLVAALAEEMGTDKKSAGGALDAICGLITKEVSGGGAVTLPGVGKIYCRERPERMVRNPATGEQFKKEADKVVKMTIAKALKDSVNE